The genomic window tatgtcccttttaagcagtaataatttaatttatcttgtattcaatgaaacaaattctcacgctcttaaatatttcaagagaactccatacgaaaaatgttgtgtgcgcttttttttttttttttttttggctgtaaagtacttcacatttggaACCAGTAActttaaacgtaatatctaactcaaatatccactcaatgggaagtactttaaatccatacgaaaaatgttgtgtgcgtctttgttttttatttttggctgtaaagtactcttgaaataattgcagtaatttattaattatcagaaatgtatcacgggaagtggaaaacgcgttttatattcaaaggttcaatcatttatatttataaaatgacaggcaatatttgaaagagatattacggtaaattacaggatttgaattcaaatttctgcgatgaattgagatacccgagagtgttaactgtagtttaaaacctccgttttatctatctgacttaatttggccccaatattgtcttagagatataatttattaattctataaatgtgccggtgaattttggctactttaagtacaatttgtggtgcctccaaaggattaatcagaatcattttttcatttaaatgaactataatttgttggaaaatgtattccatgttcaattttgagaaaaattatctagcttccttttgggtggacgtgctacaagtatgtaattttattataatgactcagtactattatgagttggtcataagttacatatatataatagattttaataattaattatgacttaattcatctatatttacatacctatatgattggtggacggttgagtaaggtttttttttttggtccgctgaagcggacaaagcgcaatactgacgtacggccctggtTGCAGGAGATATCGAGGAATTCACTAAGATGGGGGCAGCGAGAAGAATTATCTTGTGCCTAGACACTCAGAACCACGCAGAATTAGGGATTTTGATGACATGGTTGATTTAGAGGGGTCTTTATTAAATCAAGGTTTCGATTCTAAggcaattaatattattctttctgATATTCAACTAAAAGGACTTACACATCGGGGGTTTAacatttttatgagttttatttAGGAGATGGTTTAACTCCCTTTAACGTGTTAGGAAATTTGGTAATTAATTACTTAGCATCACATCCTACTTCTTCCAATAGCGTCCTTGCAAGAACAAAAGCGGCTTTAGTAAATAATCAGTTAAGGCGGAGGTGTTACCATCAGATAAGCTGTTGACCAGATTCTTGTAAGGCTCATTCAATTTAAATCCGCTGTTACTTAAATATCACGATACGTGGAATGTTAAACTGCTCCTTAATAAATGTAAAGATTCAGGGTGGCTAGATAGTTTTATCATATGAAATACTGGCAAAAAATACCCTTATTTTAATAGCTTTAACGAGTATTGCCAGAGCTAGttcttaaactttattttagtaAGTGCTTTCAGATGGGAGACTTGATCCAGTTAGACATATAATTGGATATGCAAATAAAACtagaattaaaagataaattgtttgtGACTTTGAGGTGGAATTGTCACCACTTTGCATCTCAGACTGCCAGTGGATgcttaattttttaggaatattGGAGTATTATTCATGATGAAATACTCGTGACgcatcactaattattatcaaagtaaatatttgttagATGTAAAGCAGTGCCTTTGTAAAGACATCAACGAATCTAACGGAGAAAAGGTGCAACGAAGGTcactttttatcaaacatacTTTCATCAGTTATCCTCGATGCACCACTTTCTTTTAATGCTTTAGAGGAGTATAGGGAAAGAACACATTGTGACATGTTGTAGATGTAGTGAGATTCAGGGTGACCAGATTCTTACTGTAAAGTTTTGGTGtctttttctaaaatagctGGGTAGAACCAGAGCCGTATACTAAGAGTTACGTCACGAAATTTCAGCGCTCCCTTGTGATATATATCAAATGCCCCAAAAAGAACataatactataaatgaatactaaaaaaatacttttattgagcttaattattataaaaaaatggaataattactttaataatagttTCTTTAACTTACTTAATTTCGCATACACATTCTTCGTCTTCCGAAAGTAGAAaagctattctattttctttgataatcgcagtttgcattagtaaatgtatgtatattcttaAACAAACATACCTagacaaagtaaaaaataaaattttaatcacaTTTGGTGATATTTATAGACGACTTAATCAATGGAGCCTCTACTTCAGTTattgattttacaatttttttccttgttttgaaTTGATTTACTTAAGATTAGTAGAAAGCcactatttttgcaaattgataTAATTGGACAACATATAGATCCTGAACGAATCTTAACTGAAGTGAATTCTcaatgtttctatttttatttataaaatgcatcTTGACAAATAATGCCACAGCCTGACGATAGTCCCGTTGTTTCAGGGATTCGACTCTGTGTTGcagttgaaaataatgaatCCGGTTCGGGGACTTTCTCACAAAATGGCTACATATACTCATCTGTAGCTGGGTCTCTCAAATTGGTTCGTAGCAAGAAAGATGATTCCCGATCCGCTTCGTAAGTGTGGATAACCGTCGTTCCACCTTCCTCTGTTGTTACAGAAATACCGTCACTCGATGATATTGGACTGTTAAGGTCATAGCAGTCAATCTTAGTTATGTACTAATATTACTAGAACaagttaggcaacaagaaaatggctgggCATGCACAGCagatttactaaataaatttctCCCTTTCTGTTTCTGGTGAATTCATTGGGACGAGTCTTTGTTATTAAttctacataatttaaaaaaataaaaatttgtggtTACTCGATATTTCTTAagcgatattttactaaatataatggccaaagtaattttttaaatttagttaattattaagagataGACTTAACACatggtaataaataatatgttataatatttttgatttttcatatatttatattttaattaggtaaataaaactaaaagagTCTGTGCAGTTGCTGTTTGTAGAAACCCAAGAGGTGGTTCTTTTCACCGATTCACGAAAGGCCTTATAAAGGGAAGGCTTGGATTTTTGCTTGTCGAAGAAAAGACGAATTCAATACTGATGAACCCAGAATTTGTGCTTTTCATTTTGATCCTTAGtgtttgataattaatttaatttaaaaacttaattctggtgttatatttagtaaaatatcgcttaagaaatataaagtaaccATTTCTATGatgatgatatcatttatttaaatttttactttttaaatttatgtaatttcaaTAACAAGACTTCCTctaatgacgtcaccagaaacAAAAAGACAgacaaagatttatttaatagatccgTGTGTGTGCCCAGCCATTTTCTagttgcctaaccttgttcttGTAACATTGGTATGTACTACATATCGTCTCTATTTCTTAAAGTACTTTAATTTATCGAGTACggtctttttatataaatatttttttatatatattaatataggtatGCCAAAGTTCAAATCGTTTGTGTACTTAATTCCGCCTTGAGTGAACCTTTACGAGGTCTTATTCGTAAAGAAGATTTACGTGATAcagaaaagaatataattgaaatttgtaaaaatcgtTTCAAGCTTGGGATATTGTACTGTGTCGTTTCATATTCATTGGAGAGACTTCCTCTGGCTATTTACTTAGCATAGCAGAGAAATGAAGTTGATGTAGTAATTGCTAGATTCTCcttatataaaactattaaattagtTCCTATATCCTGGACTGAAATGGAGTGTCCAAATACTTAATAAGGAGTTTCGTAAAATCGCAAATCTACAAGACTTGGATGTTCATCCATGATGACTGTTTAATACAgaattataagaatatttgtTATAAGAATCCAtcaaattccataaaaaaaaatgaaggatgtataattatcattatttttaagaatatatatatatttactgaaCACATCTCATATATCTACGCATACTCTAGGTTTTTTTATCTGTAAATAGCTTAACTCTTTAGTACAATTTAGCCCCAGGTGGTAGGTGCGAATTTAAAGTGAATTGCACACCCGCAAATTCCTACTTACTTTCGTTATATAAAGTTGACAGCGTGTGTTTCAGATACGTATAGTCgatataatttctattaattcATAATAGCTTGCACGACATTTGgttaactttttgaatttgagtTTGGGGGATATCTATAACAACTGCCAAGTTTTCAAGACTAAAACACTTCTCTCtctctaaaataattttcttgccATCATCCACACCGATATAATCATGCCAAACTACGATAGATTTATTGGTAGTATTTCTGCGAGGCGTGAACCATATTTGATTTGTGAATTGGCAAAGAAACTTGCATCAGCTTCGAAAGAAATGATACCATTATCAGCTGGAATGCCGAACGCAGAGTTATTTCCTTTTATGGAAGCCAAAATTAAACTCAAGgatgaaaaaaacacaactcTTACAATCGAAGGTTGATtcgattttggaaaaaaattattaattattgtttttcacTTTTTCCCTCTATTCTTTTATAATCGTGAAGGTGCCAAAATGAACAAAGCTCTTCAATATTTGCCAACCCAGGGACTTCCAGAATTGGTGGAAaccataaaaaaactacaattataTGCACACAATCCCCCTAATTGGGAAAATTCCGATATTGTTATTACGTCGGGGTCACAAGATGGGCTTTGTAAATCTTTTGAGATGTTGCTATCGAGTGATACACCTTGTGGATTAATTCTGGAGGAATTTGTTTATTCTGGAATGTTAGCCATTACAAATCCCTACTCTCCAAATTATACAATAGTGGCTTCAGATGGTGATGGAATGGATCCTAAGAATCTTGAGTCTCGTCTTGAAGAATCCTCCAACGCCAAAGTATTGTATATCAATCCAACAGGAATGAACCCCACTGGAACTGTTTTACCCTATAAAAGACGATGCCGTATTTACGAAATTTGCTGTGAAAAAGATATACTCATTCTAGAGGATGATCCCTACTACTACCTCCAATTTGCAAAAGAAAGAGTCCCCAGTTTTCTTTCCATGGATACTGAGGGACGAGTACTAAGATTTGATAGTTTCTCAAAGGTTCTGAGCTCTGGACTACGTCTAGGATTTGTGACAGGTCCTAAGACCTTGATTGAACGAGTTGTTCTTCACATGCAAGCTTCTGTTCTCCATGCATCCTCTTTGTCACAAGTCTTGGTGAATGAACTATTTAATGAATGGGGAATGGatggatttttaaatcatgTCGACAAAATTAAACGTTACTATCTAAACAAGCGGGACTTGATGATTTCAGCTGCAGACAAACATTTGAGTGGCCTTTGTGAATGGTCCATACCTGGAGGTGGTATGTTTCTTTGGTTAAAgtaaatcatatataatttagaaatcACTGTGAAGGTAATGCTAAACATGATTCTTTTATTCCTATCATAGAATTTATGGTATAGATGATTCATGGGATATGATTATGGAGAGAGCCATGGCAAAAAATGTCATGCTTTTACCTGGAAAAGTATTTATGGTTGATCCTTCCAGGCCATGCTCATATGCAAGGGCTGCATTTTCAATGGCATCTGCAGATGATTTTAATATTGCATTCGAAAGACTTGCAGAGCTTATCCATGAGGAAAAGACGaaataaaaatgctattttatttaagacatcatactaaataaaaaagatttcaatataattattatacgtTAAGCGACTGACTAAATTTTAAGTAAgtttgactttttattgaaaataattatagatagctaattataatttactaataaatagaaccatacttgaataaattattagagccaatttttaatataattaattaatactaatataCTCCCTAATTTTCACCACATATAAGTCGATAATTTTACTAGATATTCTATCATGTAGCAATGTAGTGAACAATATTACATCAAAACAACTTTACTGTATAAAATGTTAACGGGAACTTTACGAAACCTAGCTACGTACAGTCAGAAGCTGaaattttatgcataaaaattacCTTATATTTCTGTCAggggttataaaatataaattctacggcatatatatcaataatgtaaaatcaaatacaatatttctggagttattttaagtatgttttatgcaatgattaatttattaatctttttttattttaaatatacggttcattgaaatattctttagttaaaattaattatcttaatagTAAATTGTATAAAAGTTGATTTACTATAATCAtgaatttattagtttaaaagaCTCTATTCACACTGAACATAAATTACTTAATGTAAAGTAATCCATCCTCTTAATCACAATTTCATCTTGAAGggttgaatgatttttttaatacaaatctttctaaaatctatattaaaattgattatcgTTGTTGATGAAAATAGTTTAtgattaaatagttaaaaaacgAAACAGCTGATTTggaatgcaaatatttaaaaaacacataCTGATACCACATCAGAgaaatttgattcaattatttttttagtaggacattgaaatgattgatttaacatttgattatatatttatatatatcataggataaataattatgattagtgatgggacgattaatcggaatcgtagaatcgggttttttttctagaattgcAATCGGCattgtgaaaataatttttaaaatgcgattccaattcttatgtattattatttattacttgggattctctgtttttctttttcaagccGATTACAACATGTAAATCTTCCAAAACTGACTTCCTTTCTCcttgaaatttagaatttatgttttcccacaGGCAACAATACTATGTAGAAACTTGTTGACTTTTGTGCAATGTGTAGTCTTAATTCCAgttcgtttgaaaagtaatctatgtttgattttttttcaacaagcGGGAGTAATCGACATTGCTTGAAATTACGCAATTACTTTGAATATTTCCAAATGCATGAAGGTGTGGCCACTATTAAACATAAATCTGAATGCTCAAATTGGATTTTCATACTACTAGCTACTAATTCATTTGGCATATCCTTTGAGATTTAAACTTAAACATAGTCCCTATTGCTCTAACAATTGCAGCATTTTAGGATTACAGTATTATCGTTAGCAACTAACAttatcttctttgtttaaatagtagttgCAGTTTGAAGTGAATTTActggttaaaattttaatatgtattggtattcaataaatatttttttaaatatcaattttcccaatttaaggatgaatattaaaaaatatatatattagccgtcttaaattttttatttttctacatattttcatatacattCAGTACCACAAAAAACATATTGGTTATAAGTTATATCCAGACTATAGTAAGATATTGATGTGTAGACaatataaactgttgaattacgcttatgaccatgattcaaataagttaaattaatctttaagttaattttggaaaataaattacgaatacaatttttcaattaaggCTGATTCATTCATAGGCAGTTGCATCTCAAGAAACCCAAGATGAGCATATATCGCATGGTTAGTTCCAGTTTTTCCTTTTGGTAAAAATTACTCAACCTATCATCTACATAAGTAAATAAGTAGTGAGAAGATACCGCGTTCATTTTAAAGAGGGTTTTTTTTATGGTATGCCGGAAAGGCCTTCGGGAAacacgaatattcaatattGTCAATCTATTGgaatttatagaatatgtaGGTAGTAGTTAAGTTCTGCATCATTCATACCATGAATTCATCCTGACCAGAGTTCCAAACTTTGAGCTGAAGAGGGAATTCATTCTGGGTGATAACTTGGAGGAAACCCCTTTCAAAATAATGTCCAGTTTCCAGAGGACAACTCCATTGTCAAATCAATTCTACTCCAGGCATATGAGGATGAGATGACAATAATATTCAATGAACCATTAATTAAAGTATACTCACATATGAAGGAATAGGCTAACGAAGAGTCCTCCATAACCACAAAACCCAAGAGTTTATTTTCTCCAATGCCGTTGTTGAATCATATAACAGATTGTTATTTATCAGATCATCATTCCAATTTAATGAACATGAGACGTACTTTTTGAAATCAGTTCGAACTTGATCATCGTATGTTAtgactaagggtgataattttggtaagaatacaaaagcgtgcgaggagaaaagaagaattacttatggcatcattgattaaataatatacatcttcttctatcaatcatgaacgttatcattcccgcctttattattcaatattaatataataatattagatggggatagtcgatagagaactgaataaaatgcctaaaataacgtcgccttctgtctggatttctgaaaatggaggcctaggaatttggaaaatacttaccggatgagaaacagatggtttgtcggatttgtcgatataaatgtgcctttagtcccctgtctagaattacacgccactcattatcctcatctcataactagagtatggatattcatctataaaatcaatttaacgatgaatacatcaagtcagactttaactctgatttcacaaggatgcttattgtatgtaatataaccttatccattgctaatcatctacgttcaaaaatttatggagaaatacaagggtaaacatatcccttcccgaggaaccatcattaaattaatggaggatgttgttactgatgtcatttatagaaatacatataaaatgttttgagtcatccacaccaaatgacgatcaagttatcagtaaaaagtatttacgaatatcgaaatggaactctgaattttgtactatctcacagtaagtattcaattttttttaaatctaaccataaaatatgattctattttagctaaacatatcaagaattatgatacacaactcagtaaagggcaaaaacaactgcttaaatggtcacaacaacgggggtagtagctttggatggtttgcaacaagtttgtctgagactacttacttcgttttaagacttgggtatgataattaggttttccaatattacatagtcattaaatattacttttttatcccttaaggcttagctatggttgatgggctccaagaaatggtgttcagaaaactcataaaaggcaaaaataactgtttaaatggtcacaacaacgagggtagttacattgg from Lepeophtheirus salmonis chromosome 1, UVic_Lsal_1.4, whole genome shotgun sequence includes these protein-coding regions:
- the LOC121122431 gene encoding kynurenine/alpha-aminoadipate aminotransferase, mitochondrial yields the protein MPNYDRFIGSISARREPYLICELAKKLASASKEMIPLSAGMPNAELFPFMEAKIKLKDEKNTTLTIEGAKMNKALQYLPTQGLPELVETIKKLQLYAHNPPNWENSDIVITSGSQDGLCKSFEMLLSSDTPCGLILEEFVYSGMLAITNPYSPNYTIVASDGDGMDPKNLESRLEESSNAKVLYINPTGMNPTGTVLPYKRRCRIYEICCEKDILILEDDPYYYLQFAKERVPSFLSMDTEGRVLRFDSFSKVLSSGLRLGFVTGPKTLIERVVLHMQASVLHASSLSQVLVNELFNEWGMDGFLNHVDKIKRYYLNKRDLMISAADKHLSGLCEWSIPGGGMFLWLKIYGIDDSWDMIMERAMAKNVMLLPGKVFMVDPSRPCSYARAAFSMASADDFNIAFERLAELIHEEKTK